The Archocentrus centrarchus isolate MPI-CPG fArcCen1 chromosome 7, fArcCen1, whole genome shotgun sequence genome window below encodes:
- the ribc1 gene encoding RIB43A-like with coiled-coils protein 1, whose product MLPWLPRASKHNWSREAFSPILTERKWTDLLRQRISLETAKMYKVDLPVDQSKEKAVERRRVAETARKARIFNTRLRVMGLDLDALNQQVQEKKHQQHMEKQRSKALDKLRIYQDEALMQQDNDKMEKQRAVNIGLTHYWANHQRVEDSHDADLKCGLKGAFKIAIPESELGPASMQIFKGEGVGEEQMRKEQIKKTERDLRSQMDENKKRHMRNEHREMLASKELVQKDLRGLQQAALEEQCKRATRIAHDNYNKALAREQAEKLNEQHKKEEQEDLAEMWHTMTSDMMTECAEAAERQVGGGRPPQVIPDRWKGMSPEQLNIIQQEREQQRLEREKQKDAEKIQDAAWDLKLLKLTREAEKEDRRAAELRREQRIQMDHYNMQLAREQLAQQEYLNKTLYTNKPTKDFFYQFNTSSR is encoded by the exons ATGTTACCATGGTTACCAAGGGCCTCCAAACACAACTGGAGTAGAGAAGCGTTTTCACCGATATTGACCGAAAGAAAGTGGACCGATCTCTTACGTCAGAG GATCTCACTAGAAACTGCGAAAATGTACAAAGTGGATTTGCCTGTAGATCAGTCCAAGGAAAAAGCTGTGGAGAGGCGGAGGGTTGCAGAAACAGCACGGAAGGCCCGCATTTTCAACACCCGGCTTCGTGTTATGGGCCTTGACCTAGATGCACTAAACCAACAAGTCCAAGAGAAGAAGCATCAGCAACACATGGAGAAACAAAGGAGCAAAGCTCTGG ATAAATTGAGAATATATCAAGATGAAGCActgatgcagcaggacaatgataaaatggagaagcaaagAGCTGTGAATATTGGCCTCACCCACTATTGGGCTAATCATCAGCGGGTAGAGGACTCTCATGATGCCGATCTCAAATGTGGCCTGAAGGGGGCATTCAAGATCGCCATTCCAGAGAGTGAGCTGGGGCCTGCCAGCATGCAAATCTTTAAG GGAGAGGGTGTCGGAGAGGAGCAGATGAggaaagaacaaataaaaaagacCGAACGAGATCTGCGATCACAGATGGATGagaataaaaaaagacacatgcGAAATGAGCACAGAG AGATGCTTGCGAGCAAAGAGCTGGTGCAAAAAGACCTAAGAGGGCTTCAGCAAGCTGCACTCGAGGAGCAGTGTAAGAGAGCTACCCGCATCGCGCATGACAACTACAATAAGGCTCTG GCTAGAGAGCAAGCAGAGAAACTGAACGAGCAGCACAAGAAAGAAGAACAGGAGGATCTTGCAGAGATGTGGCATACAATGACGTCTGATATGATGACAGAGTGtgcagaggcagcagagagACAGGTGGGAGGAGGGAGGCCACCACAGGTTATACCAGACAGGTGGAAGGGGATGAGCCCTGAGCAGCTGAACATCATCCAGCAGGAGAGAGAACAACAACGTCTTGAGAGAGAG aaacaaaaagatgCTGAAAAGATTCAGGATGCAGCTTGGGACCTCAAGCTGCTGAAACTGACCAGAGAAGCCGAGAAGGAGGACaggagagcagcagagctgaggagagagcagagaatTCAGATGGACCACTACAACATGCAGCTGGCTCGAGAACAGCTGGCACA gcAGGAGTACCTGAATAAGACACTGTACACCAACAAACCCACCAAGGACTTCTTTTATCAATTCAACACCAGCTCTCGCTGA